The window TTGAACTGGGTCAGCGGCAACTTCATCATTTGCCACAACAACTAAGTTGGCCCCTAGTGTATTGGTCCAAGTCATTCCAACCTGTCCATGAACTAAACGATTATCAATTCTTGTTAATAAAATATTTGGTGTTCCCATTTTTTCTTCCTCCTAAATCTATGATTATTTAATTAAAGGATGAATCGTTACCCCTTGAACAACGCGATTAACCGTCCCTGTTGGTGATGGCGTATCAGGCAAATTCTCCACTTTAATCGAAGCCTTTAAAGCAACCATTTGTGCAAAAATAACATAAGCCAACGCTAAATAACCATCTGGTAGTATTGAGCCACTTTCCAAATAAGCAAAGTGATTCCCTTCATAATTCGCTTCTTTCGGTACCATTAGACCCCCAACATATTCCGCAATCTGATCCTTACTTAATTCATCTAAAATATCAAGGTCGTATTGGCGAGTATAAGGATCATTTGAGACAAAAACAACTACTAAAGTCTTATCATTAACAAATGATTTTGGTCCATGACGGAAGCCCATTGAAGAATCAAAAACAGTGGCGATTTTACCAGCCGTTAATTCAAGTAGTTTTAACTGTGCTTCACGAGTTAAACCAGCCAAACTCCCAGATCCAAGATAAATTACTCGATTAAAATCTAGCTCAATTATTTTTTGGATTTCCTCTTCTCTTTTTAAAACATCCTCACCTAACTGAATCAGCTTTTGAACATAATCGACTTTTTTAGTGGTTATCAGACTATCAAAAACAAGTAAAGTTGTTAAGGTCATACAAGTAAAGCTACCTGTCATAGCAAATCCTTTATCATTTGATTTTTCAGGCATCAATAAAACTAAATTTCGCTTATCTCCTACTGCTTGTTCTGCTAATACACCATCTGCAGCACATGTAATCGTTAATTGATAAAACTCATTGACAATTTGTTGCCCTAATTTTACTGCCGCTAAACTTTCAGGACTATTGCCACTTCTAGCAAATGACACTAATAAAGTTGGAATCTCAGCCTTAAAAAAATCAGTTGGATTTGAAACTAAATCCGTCGTGGGAATACTCATCACATTCCAGATAGTTTCATCCATTTTACCTTTTAAATAAGGCAACACAGTATCGCCAACATACGCCGATGTGCCTGCTCCCGTAAAAATAACACGAATTGGTTTCACTTGCTTTATTTCAGCTAAAAATTGGTTAATTTCAGTTTGTTTTGCCATATAATTGTCTAGTGCTTCTTGCCATAATATTGGTTGTTGCTTAATTTCATTCGTTGTAACGGCTGCCCCTAATTGACTTAATTCTTCTTCCTTCATATTGAAAACTTCCATCATTTCCACTTCCTTTACTTAAATTCCATCAGAATCATTACTGATTTCTTGTGGTTGTTTTAACTTAAATTC is drawn from Carnobacterium gallinarum DSM 4847 and contains these coding sequences:
- the agaS gene encoding SIS domain-containing protein — protein: MKEEELSQLGAAVTTNEIKQQPILWQEALDNYMAKQTEINQFLAEIKQVKPIRVIFTGAGTSAYVGDTVLPYLKGKMDETIWNVMSIPTTDLVSNPTDFFKAEIPTLLVSFARSGNSPESLAAVKLGQQIVNEFYQLTITCAADGVLAEQAVGDKRNLVLLMPEKSNDKGFAMTGSFTCMTLTTLLVFDSLITTKKVDYVQKLIQLGEDVLKREEEIQKIIELDFNRVIYLGSGSLAGLTREAQLKLLELTAGKIATVFDSSMGFRHGPKSFVNDKTLVVVFVSNDPYTRQYDLDILDELSKDQIAEYVGGLMVPKEANYEGNHFAYLESGSILPDGYLALAYVIFAQMVALKASIKVENLPDTPSPTGTVNRVVQGVTIHPLIK